One genomic window of Candidatus Poribacteria bacterium includes the following:
- a CDS encoding T9SS type A sorting domain-containing protein, with translation MCIPPLRLRTVAANPYSTQVALPEGAKARFGKGSINAIAYALDGTRLAVSSTLGIWIYDPHSGEELEVFVARNADAAVMQTAPVSIGDIAFSPNGQTLASAGYDSVVRLWDAVTGEQKAIFTGHERSALQIAFSPDGQTLASGGGYWDPTVRLWDISSGRQKAILTGHESAITSLAFSPDGQTLASASNGNEHKTIRLWDTASKQQTAILTAHNAPVYSLTFSPDSRILISGEGYERRTVRLWDVSSLQKKQTLPGHQGNVYSVVFSPDGRTLASGDSDGYVFLWDTVNWEQKASIAHTTDVQHIAFSPDGRTLAIANSAEVYLWDVIKEIPIRRLTKRLDAPLSVTFSPDGHTLASGSRDGSVQLWNVRKQQLITSLPAPPLLRYGSWGWHPWRVESVAFSPNGKVLATVGYEQIYLWERVPQQAGLQTSSTVLWCQKAILTGHTSYIHSIAFSPDGNLIASGSADRTVRLFDVKSGQHKRALIGHVGTIFSVAFSPDGKTLASGGFDDTARLWNTVTGENIKILATDTWVMNVAFSPDGQTLASGGSWRDKNVTLWDVSTGTRKTTFAHAVELRSIVFSPDGSTLAGGGYDGTILLWDMHTETLKRTLRGHTESITSMAFSPNGRTFASGSYDSTVVLWEFEPTVEIIPTTYADNGAGVNVQDIDFVEPPFRQDMTQWHLPEGAKARFGKGGISGNITFSPDGTQLVVPTSIGLWIYDADTNKALKLYTEHSHWIGRVAFSPDGKTLVGSRAWGDTKVYLWDANTGEHKATLAGHADDVTNITFSPDGRTIISSSEDGSLFLWDAVTGMPFATFGGNEDGRMQALAISPNGEMLASGGWADPLQLWNINTRQTVATLESHRFSVDAVVFSPDGRTLASGGYDATIRLWGVESHTLKAELSGPTRRVWILAFSPDGQTLASSSDDGTVFLWDVGSYTLKATLTGHTRPTTSIAFSPNGLTLASASQDGTIRLWDGINGDHRATIAGHAVDISSLAFSPDGQTLATSGWDSVVQLWDIAVPAPLKAIRTGHSEGVESIAFSPNGQTLASGGSSGWADNKVFLWDIAGTVAPRSSELECQFPVLSNHTAAYLHHISTVSAVAFSPDGKTLAVSEEYENNRVILLDVATGVPEAVLATPRTNNSDGVACIAFSPDGKTLAIGYYRNLRLWDVPTATLTATLEGHLHWISDVAFSPDGNLLVSSSYRDPVRVWDVASATEIAALNGHKDGAQSVAFSPNGKTLAIGGTYTEGTVRLWDVPNVRHKATLTGHTDGVNDLAFSPDGRTLASGGGDGTVLLWELPAEPETLGAPPQTLRTAKQPSLLQNYPNPFNPETWIPYQLAKPADVTVSIYAADGKLVRTLAFGQQAAGIYESRDRAAYWDGKNELAEPVSSGVYFYTLSAGQFTATRRMVIQK, from the coding sequence ATGTGTATCCCCCCCTTACGTTTACGAACCGTTGCCGCGAATCCGTACAGCACGCAGGTAGCATTACCGGAAGGTGCCAAAGCACGATTTGGCAAGGGTAGCATCAACGCAATAGCTTATGCGCTCGATGGCACCCGCCTCGCCGTTTCAAGCACTCTCGGTATCTGGATATATGACCCCCACAGCGGGGAAGAATTGGAAGTGTTCGTCGCGCGCAATGCGGATGCTGCTGTCATGCAAACCGCACCCGTGAGCATAGGGGACATCGCCTTCAGTCCAAATGGGCAGACACTCGCAAGCGCGGGGTACGACAGCGTTGTGCGTTTATGGGATGCTGTAACCGGGGAGCAGAAAGCAATATTCACTGGACACGAACGGAGTGCCCTTCAGATAGCCTTCAGTCCAGATGGGCAGACGCTCGCAAGTGGCGGTGGATATTGGGACCCAACCGTGCGTCTATGGGACATCAGCAGCGGACGGCAAAAGGCAATACTCACTGGACACGAGTCAGCTATCACCAGCCTTGCGTTCAGTCCAGATGGACAGACCCTCGCAAGTGCGAGCAACGGAAATGAACACAAAACGATCCGTTTGTGGGATACTGCCAGCAAACAGCAAACAGCAATACTCACCGCACATAACGCCCCTGTGTATAGTCTTACGTTCAGTCCAGATAGTCGTATCCTCATAAGTGGGGAGGGATATGAGCGTAGGACTGTCCGCCTATGGGATGTTAGCAGTCTTCAGAAGAAGCAGACACTCCCGGGGCATCAAGGAAACGTCTATAGCGTCGTTTTCAGTCCAGATGGTAGAACCCTCGCAAGCGGCGATAGCGATGGTTACGTGTTCCTGTGGGATACAGTCAATTGGGAACAGAAAGCTTCCATCGCACACACAACCGATGTCCAACACATTGCCTTCAGTCCAGACGGTAGGACACTCGCTATCGCTAACTCGGCAGAGGTGTATTTATGGGATGTCATTAAAGAGATTCCCATAAGACGACTTACCAAGCGTCTCGATGCACCGCTGTCAGTCACCTTCAGTCCTGATGGACACACCCTTGCAAGCGGCAGCCGTGATGGGAGCGTTCAGCTCTGGAATGTTCGCAAGCAGCAACTCATCACCTCCTTGCCTGCACCACCGCTGCTCAGATACGGATCCTGGGGATGGCACCCCTGGCGCGTCGAGAGTGTCGCATTTAGTCCGAACGGTAAAGTCCTCGCAACTGTCGGGTATGAGCAGATATACCTATGGGAACGCGTGCCACAACAAGCGGGGCTACAAACTTCTTCCACTGTGCTGTGGTGCCAAAAAGCGATACTTACTGGGCACACAAGCTATATTCACAGCATTGCCTTTAGCCCCGATGGAAATCTAATCGCCAGTGGAAGTGCTGACCGAACCGTGCGGCTTTTTGATGTTAAGAGCGGTCAACACAAACGCGCCCTGATAGGGCACGTCGGGACTATTTTTAGCGTTGCGTTCAGTCCCGACGGCAAAACCCTCGCAAGTGGTGGTTTTGACGACACTGCCCGATTGTGGAACACTGTTACAGGTGAAAACATAAAAATTCTGGCGACAGATACCTGGGTTATGAATGTTGCATTCAGTCCTGACGGACAGACGCTCGCAAGTGGTGGGAGCTGGCGGGACAAAAACGTAACACTGTGGGATGTTAGCACAGGTACGCGTAAAACTACCTTTGCACATGCAGTAGAACTGAGATCAATCGTCTTCAGTCCAGATGGCAGCACCCTCGCGGGCGGCGGTTACGACGGCACTATACTGCTATGGGATATGCACACGGAAACACTGAAACGGACGCTCCGCGGGCATACTGAATCAATTACGAGCATGGCATTCAGTCCGAATGGTCGCACATTCGCAAGTGGAAGTTATGATAGCACTGTGGTCCTATGGGAGTTTGAACCTACGGTAGAGATAATACCAACTACATACGCAGATAATGGCGCAGGGGTGAACGTCCAAGACATAGATTTCGTTGAACCGCCTTTCAGACAGGATATGACACAATGGCATCTGCCTGAAGGGGCGAAAGCGCGCTTTGGAAAGGGCGGAATATCCGGGAACATCACCTTTTCACCTGATGGCACACAGTTGGTTGTTCCAACGTCGATCGGCCTCTGGATATACGACGCGGACACGAACAAGGCATTAAAACTTTATACCGAACATTCTCATTGGATTGGACGGGTTGCGTTCAGTCCAGATGGCAAGACGCTTGTAGGTAGTCGGGCCTGGGGGGATACCAAGGTGTATTTGTGGGACGCTAACACGGGTGAGCACAAAGCTACCCTCGCTGGACATGCAGATGACGTGACGAATATTACTTTTAGTCCGGATGGTCGCACAATCATCAGTAGTAGTGAAGATGGCTCTCTATTCTTATGGGATGCTGTTACAGGTATGCCCTTCGCCACGTTCGGCGGGAATGAAGACGGTCGGATGCAGGCACTCGCTATCAGTCCAAATGGAGAGATGCTCGCCAGCGGCGGATGGGCAGACCCCTTGCAGTTATGGAATATTAACACTCGGCAAACCGTTGCTACCCTTGAAAGCCATAGATTTTCTGTCGATGCAGTCGTTTTTAGTCCGGACGGTCGCACACTCGCCAGTGGAGGTTACGACGCGACAATCCGTTTGTGGGGCGTTGAAAGCCACACCCTCAAAGCCGAGCTCAGCGGTCCAACACGGCGGGTCTGGATCCTCGCTTTTAGTCCTGACGGGCAAACTCTCGCCAGTAGCAGTGATGACGGCACTGTATTTTTGTGGGATGTCGGTAGTTACACCCTCAAAGCCACGCTCACAGGCCATACCCGTCCAACCACGAGTATCGCCTTCAGTCCGAATGGTCTCACACTCGCCAGCGCAAGTCAAGACGGTACCATCCGACTCTGGGATGGAATAAATGGTGACCATCGAGCTACGATTGCTGGGCATGCTGTAGATATCTCCAGCCTCGCGTTCAGTCCTGACGGGCAAACCCTCGCAACCAGCGGTTGGGATAGCGTCGTGCAATTATGGGATATAGCAGTTCCCGCCCCTCTCAAAGCGATTCGCACTGGACACTCAGAAGGCGTTGAATCCATCGCCTTCAGTCCGAACGGGCAAACCCTCGCCAGTGGCGGCAGTAGTGGCTGGGCAGACAATAAGGTGTTCTTATGGGATATAGCCGGCACAGTCGCACCGCGATCATCGGAACTCGAATGCCAATTTCCTGTGTTAAGCAATCACACAGCTGCTTACTTGCATCATATTTCAACGGTGAGTGCGGTTGCCTTTAGTCCAGACGGAAAAACACTCGCGGTCAGCGAAGAATACGAAAATAACAGAGTCATTCTGTTAGATGTTGCGACCGGTGTGCCCGAAGCGGTGCTTGCTACCCCACGGACGAACAACTCAGACGGTGTCGCCTGCATTGCATTCAGTCCAGACGGAAAAACACTCGCGATTGGGTATTACAGGAACCTACGACTGTGGGATGTCCCGACCGCAACACTCACAGCAACACTGGAAGGACATTTACATTGGATTTCCGATGTTGCGTTCAGTCCAGATGGAAACCTACTTGTTAGCAGTAGTTACCGGGATCCAGTACGGGTATGGGATGTTGCCAGTGCTACAGAAATTGCAGCACTCAATGGACATAAAGATGGCGCGCAGAGCGTTGCGTTCAGTCCCAACGGCAAAACGCTTGCAATTGGTGGCACTTATACGGAAGGCACGGTGCGGTTATGGGATGTTCCCAATGTCAGACATAAAGCCACACTCACAGGACATACGGACGGCGTAAACGACCTTGCATTCAGTCCAGATGGCAGAACCCTTGCCAGTGGTGGCGGAGACGGAACCGTTCTCTTGTGGGAACTACCCGCTGAACCTGAAACGCTGGGTGCACCACCCCAAACGTTGCGAACCGCTAAACAGCCATCTCTGCTGCAAAACTACCCCAATCCGTTCAACCCGGAGACGTGGATACCCTATCAATTGGCAAAACCTGCGGACGTTACCGTGTCCATCTATGCCGCTGATGGGAAACTGGTGCGGACGTTAGCATTCGGACAGCAAGCAGCCGGTATCTATGAATCCCGAGACCGTGCGGCATATTGGGACGGGAAAAATGAACTTGCGGAACCGGTATCGAGTGGCGTTTATTTTTACACATTGTCTGCAGGACAATTTACCGCCACACGGAGAATGGTGATACAGAAATAG
- a CDS encoding 2OG-Fe(II) oxygenase, whose amino-acid sequence MSTQNNWLPAEPDLETVGKAYSNPIHSLSQAEMPAIILRNAYSPEQCNGLINRFTNMGLMRDEADINSVDRRTRIDIGTSLGNRGSDKAKFLAHAKATHHLFKFLFDGFENPVDLIYDSLDTLSPRQEVKVAREPDGSRYGPAIFRVHYETHSYKPHIDHVKYRENRTDYQVYRFEHQFAGVLCVQNADENGKGTQAILHRCLWSEEIQPYIAEETFDRYAAENGIENYQVNLQQGDLYFFNTRCIHEVPPVQGTRARIVLAVFIGYSPEDDEIFVWS is encoded by the coding sequence ATGAGCACGCAAAACAATTGGCTCCCAGCGGAGCCTGATCTTGAAACGGTTGGCAAAGCGTATAGCAACCCGATTCATTCACTCTCTCAAGCGGAAATGCCCGCCATTATTCTGCGGAACGCCTATTCGCCCGAACAGTGCAACGGACTCATTAATCGGTTCACAAACATGGGCTTGATGCGCGACGAAGCCGATATCAACTCCGTTGATAGACGCACCCGTATCGACATCGGCACGAGCCTCGGGAACCGCGGTAGCGATAAAGCGAAATTTTTGGCACACGCCAAAGCGACGCATCACCTCTTTAAATTCCTATTCGATGGATTTGAGAATCCGGTCGACTTGATTTACGACTCCCTTGACACACTTTCCCCCAGACAAGAGGTGAAGGTCGCGCGTGAACCTGACGGCTCGCGCTATGGTCCGGCGATCTTCCGTGTCCACTACGAAACCCATAGCTACAAACCACATATCGATCACGTCAAATACCGTGAGAATCGCACTGACTACCAAGTCTATCGCTTCGAGCATCAGTTTGCAGGCGTGCTATGTGTCCAAAATGCCGATGAAAACGGAAAAGGCACACAAGCCATCTTACACCGATGTCTCTGGTCTGAGGAGATCCAACCCTACATCGCCGAAGAAACGTTTGATAGGTACGCTGCTGAAAATGGGATAGAAAACTATCAGGTCAATCTCCAACAAGGCGACCTCTACTTTTTCAACACGCGCTGTATCCACGAAGTACCACCCGTTCAAGGGACACGCGCCCGCATCGTCTTGGCAGTCTTTATCGGATATTCTCCCGAAGATGACGAAATATTCGTCTGGTCGTAA